Proteins co-encoded in one Periophthalmus magnuspinnatus isolate fPerMag1 chromosome 20, fPerMag1.2.pri, whole genome shotgun sequence genomic window:
- the LOC117388608 gene encoding protein shisa-2, which yields MCGGGISMSLAIIVTLLLVIINVKATGEYCHGWLDPQGVWKEGFQCPEKIDGADAIICCGKCELRYCCSSTDARLDQGSCENDRQTQEPNTDNKDTKDSGAVPIYVPFLIVGSVFVAFIIVGSVVAVCCCRCLRPKQELSSGATGGGASGGRLLETIPMMSSSSTSRGSSSRQSSTATSSSSSVPATAPRPAPPPLMRAQASCCLPPDASVFVNMPTNFSVLNCQQATQIMPHQGQFLHPQFIGYAHPVSPTPTFIDSQGGYRQLQSPLPPPNMGSSVTSDQKFPPVTV from the exons ATGTGTGGTGGAGGCATATCGATGTCCCTCGCCATAATAGTGACTTTACTTTTGGTGATTATCAACGTAAAGGCCACCGGTGAGTACTGTCATGGCTGGCTAGACCCTCAAGGAGTATGGAAAGAAGGTTTTCAGTGTCCGGAGAAGATAGATGGAGCGGACGCGATCATCTGCTGTGGAAAATGCGAGCTGCGCTACTGTTGCTCCAGCACGGACGCAAGGCTGGACCAGGGCAGCTGCGAAAACGACCGGCAAACTCAGGAACCCAACACCGACAATAAAGACACCAAGGACTCGGGGGCAG TTCCCATCTACGTACCCTTCCTTATTGTGGGTTCAGTGTTTGTTGCATTCATCATAGTGGGGTCCGTAGTGGCGGTGTGTTGCTGCCGCTGTCTCCGTCCCAAGCAGGAGCTGTCGTCAGGGGCGACCGGAGGCGGAGCCAGCGGGGGACGCCTGTTGGAGACCATCCCCATGATGTCAAGCAGCAGCACATCCAGAGGCTCTTCGTCCCGTCAGTCAAGTACAGCAACCTCGTCCAGCTCCTCTGTCCCAGCCACTGCCCCCCGCCCCGCGCCCCCTCCTCTCATGAGGGCTCAGGCATCCTGCTGTCTGCCCCCCGACGCCAGTGTCTTCGTTAACATGCCCACCAACTTCTCTGTGCTGAACTGCCAACAGGCCACGCAGATCATGCCTCATCAGGGACAGTTTTTACACCCGCAGTTTATCGGCTACGCCCATCCCGTATCCCCTACCCCCACGTTCATCGACTCACAGGGGGGGTACAGGCAGCTTCAGtccccccttcctccccccAATATGGGATCCAGTGTTACCAGTGACCAAAAGTTCCCCCCAGTTACTGTGTGA
- the spice1 gene encoding spindle and centriole-associated protein 1, whose protein sequence is MSSVRFGRQQHPKGKRILQPKKTAPSKKEWVSTVNDLSVHKLTPAELSHRHEMMKSHNKVSAQWDLREKALKRRLRHGSPSPLDQTSLSIIREVLSDQMLLQDVLARSDRAMSVVKDIFGDAPHRQAGHPNVTMAPNCSSDSVLPVFQRLDPPTELSLLSQSMMDPQALNEFGYSDEEDCVQKDNVIRRTNIRKMKSRTTGKVVRNQTANSIPVTPKGASKAPDQRALNATVAVQRVRRSHRQEMESNDGEMISQVLNPEHSTGHSGSVKSSVRKTKKCADRSSELDGSSFTSLSRDQSSLGLLQCMLEQVEADLDGCSPDTIPTSDHCVHPNRTKGLTGFSVALVSSLGRLVHLFKQNQEECQKAALERRQFEEELRKQQGLIHALTAENTALREETATLKSHFQQRIEEIEEKVDTVVLVMGSTEMPCAPTQEPVPAARLSRALVAERDDVQTEMTPVVLLSPPQQRDHWTHVAVEAHPIPAQLLHSSESIKALGSNLTSLPSTSSVSLSPLSSKLSTEAMMAEIAQLSRQNELIKAQLSQAQSHRVSPSNSYLEERSLSSGSKGSPHSAADRRGFGPSVASSTQPTESEQQAETSILNMSSVEQRLLELNRQSAAARTRLLEIIDQQKRITSAKLSPSVSPVPHSDVSPVTDRRASSEICLLQEPMLPTKEAAFNEPSPSQSLRSNKGTKDEKQKSPDGWFSLSTHLR, encoded by the exons ATGTCGTCTGTGAGGTTTGGACGACAACAGCATCCCAAAGGAAAGAGGATCTTGCAACCTAAAAAGACAGCGCCTTCAAAGAAAGAATGGGTG AGCACAGTAAACGACCTGTCTGTCCACAAGCTGACACCTGCAGAACTG AGTCACAGACATGAGATGATGAAGTCACATAACAAAGTTTCAGCTCAGTGGGACTTGAGGGAAAAAGCTTTAAAACGTCGCCTTAGACATGGGAGCCCATCGCCGCTGGACCAGACTAGTCTCAGCATCATCAGAGAG GTCCTCTCTGATCAGATGCTGTTGCAGGATGTCCTAGCTCGTTCTGATAGGGCCATGTCTGTTGTCAAGGACATTTTTGGAGATGCCCCCCACAGACAGGCTG GTCACCCTAATGTAACCATGGCACCAAACTGCAGTTCTGACTCAGTGCTTCCTGTGTTTCAACGATTAGATCCTCCCACTGAGCTCTCACTGCTTAGTCAGTCTATGATGGACCCACAG gcTCTTAATGAGTTTGGCTATTCTGATGAAGAGGATTGTGTTCAAAAGGACAACGTCATACGAAG AACTAATATTCGCAAAATGAAGTCAAGAACCACAGGCAAAGTGGTCAGGAATCAGACTGCCAACAGTATTCCAGTAACTCCAAAGGGAGCCAGCAAGGCCCCAGACCAACGAG CTCTTAATGCCACTGTGGCTGTTCAGCGGGTCAGACGCTCACATAGACAGGAAATGGAAAGCAATGATGGAGAAATGATTTCTCAAGTGCTCAATCCTGAGCATTCTACAGGCCATTCAG GCAGCGTCAAAAGTTCagtgagaaaaacaaagaaatgtgctGATCGGAGCTCAGAGCTGGATGGTTCTTCCTTCACTTCTCTCAGTAGAGACCAGTCCAGTTTGGGTCTGTTGCAGTGCATGCTGGAACAAGTGGAGGCAGACTTGGATGGCTGTAGTCCGGATACAATCCCCACATCAGATCACTGTGTCCACCCAAACAGGACCAAAGGGCTCACTGGATTCTCTGTGGCTTTAGTTTCAAGTTTAGGGCGACTGGTGCACCTCTTTAAGCAG AACCAAGAGGAGTGTCAAAAGGCTGCTTTGGAAAGAAGACAATTTGAAGAAGAATTAAGGAAGCAACAAGGATTGATCCATGCACTTACTGCAGAAAATACTGCTTTGAGAGAGGAGACAGCCACTTTAAAG tCTCATTTTCAGCAGAGGATAGAAGAGATAGAAGAGAAAGTAGACACTGTGGTGTTGGTGATGGGTAGCACTGAGATGCCTTGTGCCCCAACACAGGAACCTGTCCCAGCTGCAAGACTGTCTAGAG CTCTAGTTGCTGAGAGAGATGATGTCCAAACAGAAATGACACCTGTGGTCCTGCTCTCACCTCCTCAACAGAGAGATCACTGGACACATGTAGCAG TAGAAGCTCATCCTATTCCCGCTCAGCTCTTGCATTCTTCTGAAAGCATCAAAGCTTTGGGCTCAAACCTCACCAGCTTGCCCTCCACATCTTCAGTCTCACTTTCGCCTCTGAGCTCTAAACTGTCCACAGAGGCCATGATGGCAGAGATTGCTCAGCTCAGTCGACAGAATGAGCTTATCAAGGCACAGCTGAGTCAGGCCCAGAGTCATAGAGTGTCTCCCAGCAACAGTTACCTGGAGGAGAGGAGCTTGAGCAGTGGAAGCAAAGGCTCACCTCACAGTGCTGCAGACCGAAGGGGGTTTGGGCCCAGTGTTGCCAGCTCCACACAGCCGACTGAAAGTGAACAACAG GCAGAGACAAGCATCCTCAATATGAGTAGTGTGGAACAGCGCCTCCTGGAGTTGAACAGACAAAGTGCAGCAGCCAGGACTCGATTACTTGAGATTATCGACCAACAAAAACGCATAACATCAGCTAAACTGTCTCCTTCTGTTTCCCCCGTCCCACACTCAGATGTCAGTCCAGTTACAG ATCGTAGAGCAAGTTCAGAAATCTGTCTGCTGCAGGAGCCCATGCTGCCAACTAAAGA AGCTGCTTTTAATGAACCATCACCTTCTCAAAGTCTCAGAAGCAACAAAGGAACAAAG GATGAGAAGCAGAAGTCACCAGACGGCTGGTTTTCCCTGTCAACTCATCTCCGATGA